One Oryza glaberrima chromosome 10, OglaRS2, whole genome shotgun sequence DNA segment encodes these proteins:
- the LOC127785764 gene encoding peroxidase 5-like has product MAMRGGGATMLSWYLQVAAVSLLAMATGLEAQLRVGFYDNSCPAAEIIVQQEVSKAVSANPGLAAGLVRLHFHDCFVRGCDASVLIDSTKGNQAEKDAGPNTSLRGFEVVDRIKARVEQACFGVVSCADILAFAARDSVALTGGNAYQVPAGRRDGSVSRSSDTGGNLPPPTASVSQLTQMFAAKGLSQREMVALSGAHTIGASHCSSFSSRLYRAGTTAGGAGGGQDPTMDPAYVAQLAQQCPQSGGAAGGGALVPMDAVTPNAFDEGFFKGVMNNRGLLSSDQALLGDKNTAVQVVAYANDASTFQSDFAAAMVKMGAVGVLTGSSGKVRANCRVA; this is encoded by the exons ATGGCGATGAGAGGCGGTGGTGCGACGATGCTGTCGTGGTACTtgcaggtggcggcggtgagcttgctggcgatggcgacggggcTGGAGGCGCAGCTGCGGGTGGGGTTCTACGACAACTCGTGCCCGGCGGCGGAGATCATCGTGCAGCAGGAGGTGAGCAAGGCGGTGTCGGCCAACccgggcctcgccgccggcctcgtccgcctccacttccacgactgcttcgtcagg GGGTGTGATGCGTCGGTGCTGATCGACTCGACGAAGGGGAACCAGGCGGAGAAGGACGCCGGACCGAACACCAGCCTGCGTGGGTTCGAGGTGGTCGACCGCATCAAGGCCCGCGTCGAGCAGGCTTGCTTCGgcgtcgtctcctgcgccgacatcctcgccttcgccgcccgcGACAGCGTCGCCCTG ACCGGCGGGAACGCGTACCAGGtgccggcggggcggcgggacgGGAGCGTGTCGCGGTCGTCGGACACCGGCGGcaacctgccgccgccgacggcgagcgtGAGCCAGCTGACGCAGATGTTCGCGGCGAAGGGGCTGAGCCAGCGGGAGATGGTGGCGCTGTCCGGGGCGCACACCATCGGCGCGTCGCACTGCAGCTCGTTCAGCAGCCGCCTGTACCGGGCGGgcacgacggccggcggcgccggcggcgggcaggacCCGACCATGGACCCGGCGTACGTGGCGCAGCTGGCACAGCAGTGCCcgcagagcggcggcgccgccggcggcggcgcgctcgtgCCCATGGACGCCGTCACCCCCAACGCTTTCGACGAGGGCTTCTTCAAGGGCGTCATGAACAACCGCGGCCTGCTCTCCTCCGACCAGGCGCTGCTCGGCGACAAGAACACCGCCGTCCAGGTGGTCGCCTACGCCAACGACGCCTCCACCTTCCAGAgcgacttcgccgccgccatggtcaaGATGGGCGCCGTCGGCGTGCTCACCGGCAGCAGCGGCAAGGTCAGGGCAAACTGCAGGGTCGCCTGA
- the LOC127753137 gene encoding putative B3 domain-containing protein Os10g0537100 produces the protein MEFTPISPPTRVAGGEEDSERGAAAWAVVEKEHMFEKVVTPSDVGKLNRLVIPKQHAERYFPLDAAAGAGGGGGGGGGGGGGKGLVLSFEDRTGKAWRFRYSYWNSSQSYVMTKGWSRFVKEKRLGAGDTVSFGRGLGDAARGRLFIDFRRRRQDAGSFMFPPTAAPPSHSHHHHQRHHPPLPSVPLCPWRDYTTAYGGGYGYGYGYGYGGGSTPASSRHVLFLRPQVPAAVVLKSVPVHVAAASAVQEAATTTRPKRVRLFGVNLDCPAAMDDDDDIAGAASRTAASSLLQLPSPSSSTSSSTAGKKMCSLDLGL, from the coding sequence ATGGAGTTCACCCCAAtttcgccgccgacgagggtcgccggcggtgaggaggattccgagaggggggcggcggcgtgggcggtggtggagaaggagcACATGTTTGAGAAGGTCGTGACGCCGAGCGACGTGGGGAAGCTGAACCGATTGGTCATCCCCAAGCAGCACGCCGAGAGGTACTTCCCgctcgacgccgcggcgggcgccggcggcggcggtggtggcggcggtggcggcggcggggggaagGGGCTGGTGCTGAGCTTCGAGGACAGGACGGGGAAGGCGTGGAGGTTCCGGTACTCGTACTGGAACAGCAGCCAGAGCTACGTGATGACCAAAGGGTGGAGCCGCTTCGTCAAGGAGAAGcgcctcggcgccggcgacaccgTGTCGTTCGGCCGCGGCCTCGGcgacgccgcccgcggccgcctcTTCATcgacttccgccgccgccgccaggacgCCGGCAGCTTCATGTtcccgccgacggcggcgccgccgtcgcactcGCACCACCATCATCAGCGACACCACCCGCCGCTCCCGTCCGTGCCCCTTTGCCCGTGGCGAGACTACACCACCGCCTATGGCGGCGGCTACGGCTACGGCTACGGctacggctacggcggcggctccaCCCCGGCGTCCAGCCGCCACGTGCTGTTCCTCCGGCCGCAGGTGCCGGCCGCTGTGGTGCTCAAGTCGGTGCCGGTGCACGTCGCGGCCGCCTCGGCGGtgcaggaggcggcgacgacgacaaggcCGAAGCGTGTCCGGCTGTTCGGGGTGAACCTCGACtgcccggcggccatggacgacgacgacgacatcgccGGAGCGGCGAGCCGGACGGCAGCGTCGTCTCTCCTGCAGctcccctcgccgtcgtcctcgacgtcgtcgtcgacggcggggaAGAAGATGTGCTCCTTGGATCTTGGGTTGTGA